The sequence below is a genomic window from Flavobacterium lipolyticum.
CCTATTGCAAAAAATATTCCTGTTGTTGCCGACAGTATTAATAAAAAAGTTTTCTCTGTGATAAAAGAGATCGTCTATTTTGAAGAAGATCCCAAAAAAGCTAACGACTACAAATCTTTAGCAACCTCTTTTATAGCTTCTTATGAAGAAATGCACAAAAAATTCCCAACAGAAACTTTCGGATGGGAAGCGACCGTAAAAGGGAATGTCGAATTTGAATCTGATGAGATTATCAATATCAAAATTGATCACTATACGTTTACCGGAGGAGCACATGGCTATCAGGGATATCGCTCCTTATTGTTTCATTCCCAAACGGGAAAAACAATTTTTACCGATCAGATCTTTAAAAACGAAAAAGAATTTATGGCTTATGCCGAAAAGGAATTCCGCAAAAAATATAAAATCCCTGAAAAATCAAACATCAATGCAACTGGTCTAATGTTTGAAAATGACAAATTTCACCTGCCACAGAACATTTTTTATACAAAAGAAGGATTGCTCTTATATTACAACTCCTATGAAGCCGCTTCTTATGCCGACGGGCCTAAAGAGCTATTATTTCCGTACGATGAAGTCCGCAAGTATTTAAAGTACCAATAGTTACACGTTTCAAAAATAACCTTAGATTCTCAGAACCTTAGCAACTTAGAACCTCTATTTAGCCCCTTCCTGAACATCGTATTTCATCTTACGCAAAACTCGAAGCGCCTCTTTAAATGACAGGTAAATATTCCCAAAAGGTTTTAAAAGCAGTTTGGCATCAATCAATTTTTGTTTGGCATCCTCAAAACCATTCAGATGACAAATCATAAAAGTAGAGGGCAGATTTTCCAGATCTTTTAATTCACGCGCTGACAAAGCGATCCCTTTCTGAAGTTTTTGGAGTAGCGCGATATTTGAATTGTAAATATGATACAACATTTTCCGATTGAATTCCGGGGGCTGAAAAAGCATTTCACTTTCAATTTTATAATAGCCGTTGTCAAAAAAATGAATGGTTTGCTTCTCCAACGGATAATAACTGGTCTTGTCATTTAAACCCAGCGGAACATATTCTGTTATGGTAAAACTATCTTCATCATACACAATCGTAACCACATCCTGAGCAGAATAAAAAAGCTTAATCTGTTCGTTGATCAGCTCAATATCAACGCGGGACAAGAATGTTTTATCTCTGGATTTTTTAGGAACTCCTGCCCAGCAGATCACAAATAATTCTTTAAAAACATGGTACTTAGGCGACATGTCTTTGTGTCTGAAATTCATAAAATCAATTACCCCGTCAAGTGTGTACTGGATGCTGTTTCTTGAGCTGTTTTCGATCCCGATGACCGTTTCTGTATTTTGATAGTTCTTTTCGACCTCGCCTTCAACAGGAACAGAATTGCTTCCCCGTCGAATAAAAACACTATTAGCAAGAATGGTATGAATTCCTTTTTTAAAATACGAGATTTTACTTTTGGGCTTAATCGTTACCAATCCGATTACTTTATCTTTTGGAAGATTTGGGAACGGTACATTCTCGTATTGAATTTTAGGCGGATTTTCTAAAAAGGCGTTCACGAGATTCTGGATTCGGCTGTCATCAAAAAAATCATCCCCAACGATTTCGTTGTCGTGATCTTCCACCCCCACCACGATATAAGAATTATTGGTCGGGTTGGAATTGGATAAGGCACAGATATGTTTCAGGAATTTCCCCTTTCCTTCCCGCGAATGCAGATTCAATTGCCTTTTCTTATCATAAAAACTGCTCTCGTCATTATGAGCGAGCAGGTTTTTTATTAAAAGGCGCTTGTTGATCATTTTTTTTTAGATTGTTGGATTATTCGAGTTTTAGATTGTTGGATTACTGCTTAGTCTAAAGATCTAATAATCCAACAATCTAAGAAGCCGAAATTGCTAGACTTCTGAGACCTCTAAATTAATCTAAAATTTTAAGAAGTCCGTAAACTCTATTTTAAGATTACTGATTTAGTATCTAAAAAAATCTAAGAAGTCTAAGCTAGTCTAAAAATCTAAGAATCCAATAATCGAACATTCTAAGAAGTCTAAGCCAGTCTAAAAATCTAAGAATCCAATAATCTAACATTCTAAGAAGTCTAAGCTAGTCTAAAAATCTAAGAATCCAATAATCTAACATTCTAAGAAGTCTAAGCTAGTCTAAAAATCTAAGAATCCAATAATCTAACATTCTAAGAAGTCTAAGCCAGTCTAAAAACCTAAGAATCCAATAATCGAACATTCTAAGAAGTCTAAGCTAGTCTAAAAATCTAAGCCAGTCTAAGAGGTCTAAGAATCTTTCTTAACAATTGTCGACGAGGCTTGTGCCGTACTCATGACCACTAAATCGGCAATATTAACGTGGTACGGTCTTGAAACTACAAAATGAATAATATCGGCGATATCTTCTGCTTGTAGCGGATCGAAACCTTTGTATACATTTGAAGCTCTCTCAGTATCTCCCTTAAAACGCACTTCACTAAATTCGGTTGCGACCATCCCGGGATGAATTCCTCCAACTCTAATTCCGAAAGGATTTAAGTCGATTCGCATTCCGGCTGTAATCGCATCAACGGCATGTTTACTTCCGCAATACACATTTCCGTTCGGATACACTTCCTTTGCGGCTGTTGAACCAATGTTTATAATATGGCCTGATTTTTTGGCTGTCATTTTCGGAATCACCGCTTTTGAAACGTACAAAAGTCCTTTGACATTGATATCAATCATAGCATCCCAATCGTCTAAATCACCGGTTTGAATCGGATCTAAACCATGAGCATTTCCGGCATTATTGATCAAAATATCAATATCTGAAAAGGATGTAGGAAGAGAAGCAATTTTTTCAAGAACATCCTTTTTATCCCGAACATCAAATGCTAAAGAATGTACTTCCGTAAACTCCGAAAGTTCTTTTTCAAGTTCGTTTAAGCGATCCGTACGTCTTCCGCAAAGGATCACTTTAAAATTGTTTTTGGCCAGTATTTGCGCAGTTGCTTTTCCAATTCCGCTTGTGGCCCCAGTAATTAAAACTGTTTTTTTCATTGTATATTTTTATTTTTTTACCACAGATTAAAAGATTTTCACAGATTAATCAATCATCTATAATCCGTTAATCTGTGGCAAAATATTTTTAGCATTTTCCCTGAATACTCAAAACTGCGACTGAAAACTTAAAAAAATTAAGCAACATCATCGCCCATACTTTCTGTCCAGATCGCAAACCAGTCTTCCTTATCCATTTCCAATTCCACTGCTTTCATCAACGACTGAATTCTGGCAATATTAACCGTTCCCGCAATCGGAATTACCTGAGCAGGATGTTTTAAAATCCAGGCTAATAAAAGTGTATCCGAACCAAATCCGTATTTCTTCACTAAATCCGAAAACAGCTTTTTCAAACGACGTGTTTTTTTAGTGTCTTCTCTAAAAACCGTTCCAAGCGGATTCCATGACAACGGACGAATCCCGTGAGTCTGCATATAATCGAAACTTCCGTCAACCATCGGCTCGAAATTCGTTGCTGAAAATTGCACCTGATTATAGCTTACTTCTGTTTTCTGACGAATCAATTCGGTTTGAGAACTTGTAAAATTCGAAAGTCCGAAATCAATAATTTTCCCTTCTGATTTTAACTTTTCAACGGCTTCCGCAATTTCATCGGCCTGCATCAACGGACTAGGTCTGTGCAGTAAAAAAACGTCCACATAATCTGTCTTTAATTTCTTTAGCGATTCTTCAACAGACCATAT
It includes:
- a CDS encoding DUF3298 and DUF4163 domain-containing protein is translated as MKHYPFILFLLLTFVSCSKELSFENESFEKESTIPCEKDCPKITIDVPIAKNIPVVADSINKKVFSVIKEIVYFEEDPKKANDYKSLATSFIASYEEMHKKFPTETFGWEATVKGNVEFESDEIINIKIDHYTFTGGAHGYQGYRSLLFHSQTGKTIFTDQIFKNEKEFMAYAEKEFRKKYKIPEKSNINATGLMFENDKFHLPQNIFYTKEGLLLYYNSYEAASYADGPKELLFPYDEVRKYLKYQ
- a CDS encoding SDR family NAD(P)-dependent oxidoreductase; translation: MKKTVLITGATSGIGKATAQILAKNNFKVILCGRRTDRLNELEKELSEFTEVHSLAFDVRDKKDVLEKIASLPTSFSDIDILINNAGNAHGLDPIQTGDLDDWDAMIDINVKGLLYVSKAVIPKMTAKKSGHIINIGSTAAKEVYPNGNVYCGSKHAVDAITAGMRIDLNPFGIRVGGIHPGMVATEFSEVRFKGDTERASNVYKGFDPLQAEDIADIIHFVVSRPYHVNIADLVVMSTAQASSTIVKKDS
- a CDS encoding ATP-binding protein yields the protein MINKRLLIKNLLAHNDESSFYDKKRQLNLHSREGKGKFLKHICALSNSNPTNNSYIVVGVEDHDNEIVGDDFFDDSRIQNLVNAFLENPPKIQYENVPFPNLPKDKVIGLVTIKPKSKISYFKKGIHTILANSVFIRRGSNSVPVEGEVEKNYQNTETVIGIENSSRNSIQYTLDGVIDFMNFRHKDMSPKYHVFKELFVICWAGVPKKSRDKTFLSRVDIELINEQIKLFYSAQDVVTIVYDEDSFTITEYVPLGLNDKTSYYPLEKQTIHFFDNGYYKIESEMLFQPPEFNRKMLYHIYNSNIALLQKLQKGIALSARELKDLENLPSTFMICHLNGFEDAKQKLIDAKLLLKPFGNIYLSFKEALRVLRKMKYDVQEGAK
- a CDS encoding aldo/keto reductase, giving the protein MSKTALSPIISGTMNWGVWDKNLTLKEMENMIQICIENKITTFDHADIYGAYTTEADFGKAFQASKISREKLQLITKCGIQMIAESRKNTIKHYDYSKEYIIWSVEESLKKLKTDYVDVFLLHRPSPLMQADEIAEAVEKLKSEGKIIDFGLSNFTSSQTELIRQKTEVSYNQVQFSATNFEPMVDGSFDYMQTHGIRPLSWNPLGTVFREDTKKTRRLKKLFSDLVKKYGFGSDTLLLAWILKHPAQVIPIAGTVNIARIQSLMKAVELEMDKEDWFAIWTESMGDDVA